From Falco naumanni isolate bFalNau1 chromosome 4, bFalNau1.pat, whole genome shotgun sequence:
TAGCAGCTTGAATTGGTTGTGACAGTTTAGTGAAGTGTGATACCTTAGGGAAGAAGTCAGTTTGGGACTCCTAGGTGCAAAACGCTGACCTCTTTCTTCATTGTTTACACAAAACCAACTCTTGCGATTCTGCAGTAATTATTATCCCGCAATTTAGGCACAGCTGTAACAGTACTATCTTGTGGAGACCCAGGGGATAGGTGGGTGCTGGCACCACATTTTGGTACCTCAGGGATTGCCAGGGTCATACAGCTGCTGGGccatttcccttccttccagAGAGCAATAGCTTTGCCgaatcaaaagcaaaatatgtggaaaaaaatatgtgaaaacaCCCACAAAATCCTGTCAATGCTGTTACTATGCAATTCCAGTATACGCACCACTAGGATTAAAGCCATCCTCACAGAAAATGTGCCATTTTTCTGTTGGGAAGATATTTGGATCCTTCAGATGAAGTAGTTAAAAGATTCAGGGCTACTCTCCATTTCCCTCATTATTGCCAAGTAATATATAACAGTAATACAGTTAATAATACTTATTACTTTAATACAATACTTTAACAGTGCATTGGCAAATAACTGTGTAACTCCAGCACCATGACCTTGTTTAGGTACTAAAACGCTTTTCGGTGCAGGACTGTTTCAGTACTTGCCATGAGCCAGCTCTTACCCCTTTTCTAACACCCTTTTTCCCACACCCCTTTCCCCAGGATTTTCTTATTTCCTAAATGcctaaaagacattttttatttctaaaagacaaaaatggtCTTCAATTAAAAAGCAGGGGTTTAAATATATCTGTAGGAAGTAACACTTGCAGCCAGTGTGTtgaaacttactttttttctacGGCCCCCGGGGGAGAACACGGCCGCGGCCTCCCACacgcgcccgccccgcccggccgccccgccgcagAAGCTGGTCCCGGGCGCCTCCCGGCGTGCCCCGGCGGCTGCGGAGCCGCGGGCCGCTCCCAGCGCCCTGTACGGCCGCGGAGCGGGCGGGAGGCCCcgccatgctgctgctgccccgcggggcccggcggccgcggggccccTTCCCCGCCCtcgccgcggggctggggggcggctcccggcggggcggggcggcgggacgCTGCGGGACCCCCGCGGAGCGCGGTGGTGGGCGGCGGAGGATGAGCGGCGACCGGGTGGACGGGGCTGCCGCGGCGCCCCCGGCCCTGTCTGCCCGCGGCGCCCGCATCGCCGGCGGCGCCCCGGGGCTGCTGGACGCGGGCTTCGCCCTCTACGTGGCCGACCCGTTCGATCGGGAGCGCAACCCGCAGGtgcggcgggcggccgggcccgcggccccggcctGGAAAgctgccgggcgggggggggccggggcgggggggccggccGGTGCCTGCCGCCCCCGCAGCGGCGCCCTCAGCAGCTGCCGTCTCCTCCAGGGCATCCTGAACCTGGGTACGAGCGAGAACAAGCTCTGCTTCGACCTGATAGAGGAGCGAGTGAGTGCTGCCGGCCCCCGGCCGCTTaccggggcggggcgggctgggggcggccggcggcgggagcccGGGGCGGTGgcccggggctgctggggctgcacgCGTGGAAACACGCTTTGCCAAGTAATGCTTAGGTTGAAAACTTGCCGCCGGTGGAAAACCaggatggttttggttttgcttctacTTCAGTTGCGTTTAACGGAGCGTGTGCCCCAAGCGGGGCTGGCGGTACCGGGGCGGTGCCTGCAGGGCGGAGGACACAGTTCGGCACGGCAGCCTTCGGGAAGAAGCGTGTTTGCAGAGGGGGAAGTCGCGGCCTGATGAGATGCTGGTTGTCCGATGGCAAAGCCAAAGCTTTGACTGAAAATGCGCCATCCATGGAATTCAGGCTTTGAGCAAATTTCAAGCTGTAACGTAAACATTAACACTACTTGTGCGCCACGGTACGAGGCAGTCTCGGAAACGCCACTGTGGGGAAATGGCACCTTCTTTAAAGACAGTATTTCCCCCAGAGCTGTTAATACTGGCTGATCGGCGGGAAGGCATGGGGTTCTGCCTTAGGCGTTAACCACGCGAAGCTCCAGTTGCCCGGCCAGCCCTGCAGCGTGCACTTGCCTCTTGCTTCTCCCTCCCGCTTCCATGAGGTGATGcgcagctgctcctgcctttgccGTGCTTGTGGCGCAGGGTCAGGCGTGAGCTCCACGTACAGCTGGGTTAGCTGATGAGCTGGCAGTGCAGGCACGTCAGAgaggatttttgttctttggaATAAATCCAAAGGAACGTCACAACGAACATAGGACTGAGCCAGTTTTCAGGGGATGCGGGGGGCACCTGCTTCAAGAGcaagaaagcagctgctggtaATACAGCGAGTTTTCTTCTGTAGTGGATAGAGTTGCAGtcacttttcttctgttggttgAGAAGCTAATCCAAGTTGACGTGAATTATAAGCTAGTATCATAAGTATCGCAAGCATTGTTTGAGCTTTAATGTCTCTCAGAAGTGGCTGCTGAATCTCACAGGTACAGCTGGGATGCGTTTCCTCAATGTGTTATTCAGGACTTGGTTTAATATATGACAGAATAACCCAATAAGtaattctttcattattttcttccttccttttgatgatgtttttatgttttctagTATCTTAAAACTAAAGAAGTTTAAAGTATAACCATAATTGTAACTCACTAATTTTTATATTCTCCATTTCCTTAACATTAATGAATAATGgcgttttaaaaaaaatatcttttactCTGctacagcagaacagaaactCCCAAGAACACTGTGTTCTGCATTCTCTCTCTTGCATGTCACTAGTTCACAAGACCTGACATGAATTATCTGGAGCCTGATCTTTTCCAGTATTCTGATACACAAGGTACTAGAAGGTAAGAAGTTTGTTTTTCCCATTTATCACATTGCTTGTTGTCAGCCATGCCCGGGGTGAAGCTGGGTGCGGTTTCACTCTTCTGGTAAGCCCAGAGGATAGGTGTGTTACTGTTAACCTGCATGCTGGCAAGCTCTCGGATTCCTGTGCAGGAGTTGCTTTTCTGAGTTTTTGTTCGGGTTTTCTTCCCACCCTCGGTGTGCCACAAAGACCCAGAATGGCAAAGGTCAAAGATCTGGGGGCTTGTTGGCAAGCAAGAGAGCATGTATCGATGTGGAGAATGGTTCTGATGTGGTGAATCACTCCTGGAATGGTTCATTCTAGTCTTTAGTGAGGGATAATCTGAAACTCTGGGGTCTGTGAAGAGTAGAGAGGAAATATTGGCTCCCTGGAGATCTATAGGGAACTCCACCGTTGCCTTCACTCAGGCTATGAAAGCCTGTCTTGATCTAAAGAATTGTCATTGACTCAGGTTCCACTGTTTCACCCAAATTTTTGTCCAAAAAACAGATGCGACTTGGGCTCagagatgctttcttttctcgTTTTTCTAGTGTACAACAGTAATAGTTGAGGCACAGTCACTGTTATTCAGGGTAGCAGATGGTTTCTGTGTGCTCCTGTCTTGCAAAATGTAGTGCGCTAGATATCTGAGGAAATTGCATTATTTAATCAAAATCTTCAAGGCTTTTGTAACAGAATGAattatgtgtttttttctggttttggtaagcttcattcttctgtgtgtattttgtgcttttatttcctgagaATTACGTGATTGCCTATTTGactttaattctgtattttagcttcagagaagaaattgcCAAATTTCTAACTGACTATGCCAGAGCTGCAAAAGCATTGAATCCAGAACATGTAAGACAAGTGCTTTATCTCTGCATCTTATTTTTCCTAAACTGATAAAGATGAATAAATCTGAACACAAATGTCAGCAAGATCCTACAGGAGGGATATATGCAAGATTTGCAGAAGTCTTAGTGGTgttaattttccatttgaaaaagcGGGCAAGCTTTAACACTCAGGGACTAGTGTTATAGGTGTAGTAGGGTGgctttttcatgctgtttttttGAATTTAAACTAGTGCTGATGTTTATGAATTTAAACAAGTGCTTGTATTTTTGCTAAGTATTTGACTGCTACATGAAATTATGTACTACTTTCAGATAACTGTTATGAATGGCTGTTGTTCTGTTTTTGCTACTCTGTCAACCGTATTATGTGACTCTGGTGGTGAGTAAAAACTTGataattttacttaaaaacatttgtttgcaGTGAATATAATCGTACTGTGACTTCTGACAGCCTGCTGTTACTCCAGCCTGCTGTTACTCTGCCTGAATGAAGCATGGCAAGGAAATCCTTGTCACTGGCAGAGTGTCTTTGAAATAATGCCACTGTTTCTAGAATGGTGGAAAACCTTTGAGGTGTCAACGGGCCCACTCTACTTTCTGGAATGCAACCTATAGTTTTTTAAAGAGTGTTacaggaagaggagaagggCATCAAGAGAACGCAGCGCATTTTGAAAAgttaggagaaaaagaagtgggAGCCATGGTGGAagctggagggagcaggcaCACAGGGAGGGAGGTGTACTGGGTTGAAATCTGGGACCCAGAGAAAATTTGGGTAACTGGGtaaggaaaacacaaagaagtCATTTGGGACAGAAGAATGGAGCTGTAGCAAAAGGGGGATTCCTGGCCAAACAAGGGTGGTagtgaggaggaagcagaggagggaatgcaaagcagaaggaCTGAGGTCCCGGGAAACACTCTGCtcacagcaggagcaggcagtAGGAGAAAAAAGAGAGCCCAGCAAGGGAAAATAGTTACCTCTCTGGTTTGGAACgaggaagagcagagctggtgtgCAGTACAGCAGAGAAGGGGGAATTCAGAGACCTGCCAGGGAAGGAAGATGAGCAGGATGACTTATACAGCCTCCAGTACAGGAGGCTGTGCCACCACCCATAGCACCCTGTTACTGGCACCAAGACCCCCTGGGAGGAGGGTGAAGCGACGCAGAGTGGTGCAGTGACTTCAGCATATTGATGGTGAAACCATGTGAAACCAATGAGGGGGTTTTAGCTTTAAAGGATAACGGTACTGATGGCTCCTTGTATCCATATCTATTTTGCTATGTTCAGATTTCATTATATTTGCACAGTTTTAACAGGAACTCTTCCACTTGAAAGCTAACAGGCGCCTTTTTACCCCTTCATTAATGCAGGAAGCCCACTCCATCCCCTCTGAAACCCTGGCACGCAGGGCTTTTGCAGTATCTCCAGGAGAACACCAGCCTTCACAGGCTGAGCCTGTGAGCCAACACAACCTGGGGCTCCTTCACAGCAAAAAATATGAGGAGGGAAACAAGTTTCACGGTGCTGTAGGCTCCCTGGCTGTAAGGTAGCACCTTGGCAACCAGAAAGAAGTAGTCTGAGGTTTGCAGCAATTCTTCATGAAAAATTGATAGTAACAGAGCATTAGCAAAAGTATTGAGAGCAAAATCATTATTTGTCAATAttattatttgaagaaataaaacaagtagTTGATCAGGTCCATTCCCTTTTACTGAAAATACGTATGACTGTCGAATCTGCTATTGCAAACACTTACAAAGAATATTGGGAAAGAATTCAGGTTGACTGATGTATGCTgaattttcaggtttgtttAAATATTGGTTTAGGCCACAGTGAGGGCTTTGACAGTGAGTCAGATGTCAATTTCTTAGATTGTCAATTTAGCCTATTAGAGTATAAGGAAATAATGGCTCATGAGAAAtgttcatttcattttttaatatttttagatgGGTATCTTATTCCAGCTCCATACTATGGCGGTATAAATTCGAAAACATGGCTATATGGTGGAATACAGCCTGTTCACGTGCCCTTATTCAGTGAGGTAAAGCTTTAGCTATTCACGTACCTTAACAGACATTTCACAGGGAACAGTCAAAAAACCCTGGAAATGCAAACCAAATCTAAGTGAAGAGGCAGGTCCAGTCTACCGCTTTAGAGACAGCCTGTCTTTTTCTCAGACTGCAGCATGATAGGAGGCTGCTGTCATCAGATATATAGGGTTATGCTTGTTCTGCGCAGACACCGTTCTGCACCGACATGCTGAACTATTAATTTGCCAGCTCTAAGTCTGTCACTCCTACTCTGAGCAAATTTGGTTTGCAAATTTTTCAGTCACATTTTGCAAATCATTCTGTCAGAGAAAAAGTAAATGTGATCTTTCAGGTACACATGTTATTCTGTAAGTTGCTGATAGTATAATCTTGGGTAAGGGCAAGGTACGCTTAAATGCAAAACAATGAATTATATAGAAAAGACTGATCTTAGTTTCAGATTCTGAGCTGATAATAGTATTGTCGTTAGACTGCTGTTTTTCCCCCTTGAGTCTGTGCCATGAGTAACTTCTTTTGTTTAACTTTCCTATATTATAAAAGCCAGTAGCAATTGTATTTTCACGAGTTGGGACTGTTTCCTTCACtgtctcctttttaaaaatttttaaatatattttgtatctttctattcttgctgatttttttcttctttaggtGGCTGATGAAGAAAGTCACCCTTTTCAGTTAACAGTTGAAAAATTGGAAGCTGCGTTACAGAAAGCTAAAAAGGAGGTATCAATAGCAttgatttctgattttcatgtttttgtagTTACTTTGTAAGCAGCGTATGTTCTCAACATTGAAGCATTTGTACAGTTTCATCTCCGCAGATTTTCAGTCTTGTGGCTGAGGTGGTTCCAACTCTGGCAACAGGAGTGGAATTGATTTTATAATATCTGGGCACTgtaacaaaaagcagagaagcccCCTGACTGTTTTATGAAGAACAGATCTTAACTTGTGTTTCAAGACCAAGTTCCTTTCTCTGTAGATTTTAATGGAATTTGAAGTGTTGCAAACAAGCTATTGTTCTGACCCTCAGGAGAGAGAATATGCTACTGTAACAACCCATTCCGTTAATGAAAGGAACATGTATAATGTGATTTTGAAGAGGGTTCTTCTGAATTCCAGCTAACAAGGAATTGCTAGCAgacaaaaaattacaaatgtaatttttccagAGTTTAGGGAAGTTCATTACTTTGAAATGCTTAGCATGGTCAGTGGGTTTATTCTGATCGGGATCTCATAAATGAGGTTATTACTGCTTGTCACATacaaatctactttttttttccattcctctgTGTATTTGgaactgcttttcttccctgtggaAGTGTTTAGTTTAGTGATTGTCCACAAAGTAGCGCTCGCCAGTCTTTCAGGCTAAAATGTTTCCTGTTCTTATTGTCTTGATAGTCATAATCCACTTGCTTAATGGAAAATTGTAAATGCACTTACACTCAACTGCGTGTACTCTTCCTTGGAAGGAGGAGGCACAGGCTGAATAGTAAAACATTTTACCGAAGATGGTAACGTAGTGGTGGTCACCAAAGATGGTGATGGTGGTAGTGATGTTTCAAAAACATGAAGTGAGATAGGCTTCTTGTGTCCTCTTCCAGAAtagaaaattaagtttaatGATAAAGATAGTTAACAAGGAAGGACACATGTAAAAAAGTGGATATTTTGGATGCACACAaatgtatttaacatttttttttatagatatgTTGAAGCTGTCCTAGTTAGAAAATTGCTTGATCAGCACGGTGCCTATGTTTAGACACCATCTGTATGTCTGTGTCATCTGTCTGTGCCTTTGCCAGCCCATGTGAGCCCAAGTGTTCAGACACTTCTCACTTGATCCTAGCAGGAGGCAGCTAGCATCCCTGCTGCATTGTGGTGCTGTCAGGACATGAACTGGCTGGACAAGGCGCTGGGTCACAGACCAAATTAACTCTTTAGAGATCCGCATGTGTTTTGTCAAGCTTCTAGAGCTGAAACTGTCTCACCAATAATATTATAAACATCTGCTTTGGATACATGTCATATCATAAATAGCTAGAGGAGCTAGACTAGAACAACAATCGAGACACTGCCGTCCCACAGCAGCTGTTCCTGTGAACAGCATCTTCAGCATAATACACGCCAGATATCAAAGATATCTGACACCAAGTATGCTATTGTGCAAGGACTACTTGTGGAAACAACTGTTTGTGCTCAGGATTTGCATCTTCTCTTGTTTTAAGgtgatttctttctgtaactgGAGTCAAAGGCAATACACTGAAAGTTCATTACTTATTAAGTTCTTGCTCATAGGACTCATTAATGTTCAAACAAATTACACGTGGCACAAAAAGCAAACGTCAGGGCTTCCTCATCACTGAACTTTATTTCCTGGTGTCCTTGGGAGTTGATCTTTGCAAATAATCTCCTTTGGAGGAGGCTTGGGTGGAGTGAGAATTTGCAGTGGGTaaagttttctaaaaattaaaaatgtggcatcaaaaaatatataatagTTTAATTTCAAGTTTATCCCAAACATGAAGTAATGATCAACACATTACTTCAGTCTCCTGTTGATAAGTTTAAAGTCTTGAAAGTTCCTGCTGTAGTCATTACACTGGGTGATTGTGTAcaccaaaaatatatttactgcATATAGTTTACATTAATGTacattaaggatttttttagcAAATAGAAAATGGgtgactttctgaaaaatacctgtAGACTTAAAAAGACTGGTTATGTTTGTACTTGTAATCTAATTTTTGGTCATTTGGGAGTCTTCTTATTATGCGGTAGAATATTTAGCTTCTGTGGAGAGgatttctgtaaagaaattCTGGACTGTTGATAAAGTACAAtagaaaagtaattatttgcTCAAGATCTCTGCGCATCTCATAGAACACCAAATAATTCCGTTTTCAGTCTTCTGCAGTTCCTATTACTTGTTTAAAGAAAGGAGCAGCATTGAAAAAGTAATTACTTGGCAGGTTATTAGATGTCAAAGTCCAGTTTCTGTTCAGCTTTCCCACGTTTATCAGCTGTAACTTTGCTCAGTCgtgggaaattattttggaagtaTGCCTGTAAAACCAGTATTAATCGCTACAACACCGTAATCCTGCCTGTTGATATCAACGGGTGTTTCAAATGGGTGCTAACCTGATTTTCATTTACTAATAAACTATTAAGTATGGGGTTTGGGGTGGTGTTGGATAAATTATGGAACAAGGTCGGTAGCTGGAACCTTAGTCTGTATAGTAATTATAGTatgtaattaaataattttcgAAAGTGGCTTTTCACTGAAGGTTCACAAACTTCTTCCCTGCATCCTTGCTAGTCATTGGTTTGATGTTGTTGTCTGCAGCTGTTGGTTCTTCTTTTTCCAGGGCATCCGAGTCAGAGCATTGATCCTGATCAACCCCCGCAATCCATTAGGGGACATTTACCCAGCGCAGCTACTGAAAGAATGTCTGGAGTTTGCACACAGGTTTGAGCCCTGGTGCtatttgctgtttcattttctattaaTGCAATATAGCAGTGATGAAAAATCACCTTTGGTGATAGCCTGTTCTTTGCCCGTACATGTTCAGAGGAGGTGGGCTGATGGGCAGGGTCCCGATCATGTTTCCTGCATAGCCATCCTTTTTACTTGGCCTTTCTGGGAATACTAGAAAAAATTGCTTGAACTGGGATCCAGCAATGTCTTTCTGAATGAAATgctgttgggattttttttcctttaggtgTGGTTTAAACTTACAAAGCTTTTTATTTGCCTAACAATGTTTGTTAAACATCTTGATGCATGGCTCAGAAAAATGACAGCAGCTCATTGTCAGTGTTTAGCAGTAGTAGATAACATGGTCAGCGTTGTCATTTGACACAttatcaaaataagaaaatcttaACATTTGATACTGTTGGAAAGAAATTGAATTGGCAAGAAATACGTCAACAGTCTGAAGTTTTGTAGCATTTGTTATACCTGCTTAGCTCAAGATGTGCAAGCAATTTGCTTTCCATCAAAGGAAGGTACTTCTGAAATACCTCATCCCCATTCCActttttttatcctttcccaGCTCAGAGTTCATATTCTAAGCTCGAAGCTTGTAACCATCTCCTGAATCCCCTGGGTACTGGTGGAGAAAAAGCacttccttttgaaaaggatctgtatttttttaggaaaagataCGTTCCTTCATTATTTCAGTGAGCTTCTGCCAAAGAATATCACAAAATGCTGTACACTTTGAAAGCGAACAATACTTAGTTTCTGACAATCATAAATAGAGTAGGTTGGTATTAATTGTTCATTAATTACCAAAGATTACTGGGGATAACACAACATTCCTGCATTTTGgcatgattttcttttcatggaaAGAGCAGTGGAGGTTGGTAGAATTCAGTGTGCTACTTCCTAAATACTAAGTACTAAAATAATATCAGGGGATAAGAATTAGAAACAATAG
This genomic window contains:
- the LOC121086950 gene encoding 1-aminocyclopropane-1-carboxylate synthase-like protein 1 isoform X2 — its product is MLLLPRGARRPRGPFPALAAGLGGGSRRGGAAGRCGTPAERGGGRRRMSGDRVDGAAAAPPALSARGARIAGGAPGLLDAGFALYVADPFDRERNPQGILNLGTSENKLCFDLIEERFTRPDMNYLEPDLFQYSDTQGTRSFREEIAKFLTDYARAAKALNPEHITVMNGCCSVFATLSTVLCDSGDGYLIPAPYYGGINSKTWLYGGIQPVHVPLFSEVADEESHPFQLTVEKLEAALQKAKKEGIRVRALILINPRNPLGDIYPAQLLKECLEFAHRYELHVIMDEIYMLSVYDDTAFTSVLSLDCLPDPERTHFMWGFSKDFGMSGIRVGVLYTTNQDIRKAVNQLAVFHSCPGPVQHILSQFLRDRDWLDNVFFPTNKKRLKEAQNILVDGLADVGIPILKSSAGLYVWADFRKFLKSQTFEAELELWQKLLDKKLLISPGKAFYCYEPGWFRLVFSDSVGIQRLEQMLHSYTAEPVTNTASSTADALCNPEKDSSDRPSNTPGKDVSQLKNILVY
- the LOC121086950 gene encoding 1-aminocyclopropane-1-carboxylate synthase-like protein 1 isoform X3, which gives rise to MLLLPRGARRPRGPFPALAAGLGGGSRRGGAAGRCGTPAERGGGRRRMSGDRVDGAAAAPPALSARGARIAGGAPGLLDAGFALYVADPFDRERNPQGILNLGTSENKLCFDLIEERFTRPDMNYLEPDLFQYSDTQGTRSFREEIAKFLTDYARAAKALNPEHITVMNGCCSVFATLSTVLCDSGDGYLIPAPYYGGINSKTWLYGGIQPVHVPLFSEVADEESHPFQLTVEKLEAALQKAKKEGIRVRALILINPRNPLGDIYPAQLLKECLEFAHSLPDPERTHFMWGFSKDFGMSGIRVGVLYTTNQDIRKAVNQLAVFHSCPGPVQHILSQFLRDRDWLDNVFFPTNKKRLKEAQNILVDGLADVGIPILKSSAGLYVWADFRKFLKSQTFEAELELWQKLLDKKLLISPGKAFYCYEPGWFRLVFSDSVDKIHLCIQRLEQMLHSYTAEPVTNTASSTADALCNPEKDSSDRPSNTPGKDVSQLKNILVY
- the LOC121086950 gene encoding 1-aminocyclopropane-1-carboxylate synthase-like protein 1 isoform X1, with the translated sequence MLLLPRGARRPRGPFPALAAGLGGGSRRGGAAGRCGTPAERGGGRRRMSGDRVDGAAAAPPALSARGARIAGGAPGLLDAGFALYVADPFDRERNPQGILNLGTSENKLCFDLIEERFTRPDMNYLEPDLFQYSDTQGTRSFREEIAKFLTDYARAAKALNPEHITVMNGCCSVFATLSTVLCDSGDGYLIPAPYYGGINSKTWLYGGIQPVHVPLFSEVADEESHPFQLTVEKLEAALQKAKKEGIRVRALILINPRNPLGDIYPAQLLKECLEFAHRYELHVIMDEIYMLSVYDDTAFTSVLSLDCLPDPERTHFMWGFSKDFGMSGIRVGVLYTTNQDIRKAVNQLAVFHSCPGPVQHILSQFLRDRDWLDNVFFPTNKKRLKEAQNILVDGLADVGIPILKSSAGLYVWADFRKFLKSQTFEAELELWQKLLDKKLLISPGKAFYCYEPGWFRLVFSDSVDKIHLCIQRLEQMLHSYTAEPVTNTASSTADALCNPEKDSSDRPSNTPGKDVSQLKNILVY